CAACTGCTCTTCAATGACCTTCAGCTTCTTCTCTCTTATAACCTCTAAATTTTGCTCTGCGACAAAAGACCCTTTTCCGACAATGGAATAGATAAAGCCCGCCTTCTCCAATTCTTCATAGGCACGTTTCGTCGTAATTACACTAATTTGTAAATCCTTTGCAAGTTTACGCATGGAAGGCAAAGACGCGCCCTCCTGTAGTTCACCTGCTAAAATTAACGATTTAATTTGATTTGTAATTTGTTCATAAATCGGCTCCTTTGAACTGTTGGAAATAATGATTTTCATGCCAATCCCTCTTCTTTATTTTTTTGGAAACATACTTGAAATAATGTCCTGTACTGCTTGAATCAGTATAGCAATAACGTGAATTGTCATGAACATATTAAAAAATGAAAAGGAATAAGGGGTTATCCATTCAGTAAAGAGCTTCGAATCCAAAATCCATCTTCCTATCCTGGCAAATAGGTTGCCACTGTCGTTTATGTTTGGCTCCAGGAAAGTGCCATCAACAGCGATAAAGATCAATTGAACAATTAAAAATATGCCAATGGTGATCATCCAGCGTTTTGCTAGATTCATAGGACGTGTTTTTTCTGT
The genomic region above belongs to Pueribacillus theae and contains:
- a CDS encoding YfzA family protein; translation: MTSTEKTRPMNLAKRWMITIGIFLIVQLIFIAVDGTFLEPNINDSGNLFARIGRWILDSKLFTEWITPYSFSFFNMFMTIHVIAILIQAVQDIISSMFPKK
- a CDS encoding GntR family transcriptional regulator, whose amino-acid sequence is MKIIISNSSKEPIYEQITNQIKSLILAGELQEGASLPSMRKLAKDLQISVITTKRAYEELEKAGFIYSIVGKGSFVAEQNLEVIREKKLKVIEEQLGAVITNSREIGLSLDELQQLLKILYEE